The following proteins come from a genomic window of Trifolium pratense cultivar HEN17-A07 linkage group LG4, ARS_RC_1.1, whole genome shotgun sequence:
- the LOC123921920 gene encoding putative F-box protein At3g16210 isoform X1, whose translation MKNIHESEEETEAVASNKPVQIRSKTKKKKTKKKTEGVVVRTNNKVRSYLNHDIIIFILSKLPLKSFKRFECVCKSWATLFQDSYFKTIYTNKFISNNNNNYNDDDTYLVPEHVMGRAHFYMLPGQRFEDRVKIDWPSPFQEDSAGIYILGAASINGILCLNQKYTRRLVLWNPTTGEFKVIPYGICEDIPPNRQPCYNLHGFGYDHVTNDYKVIQFVDSFLGGEDEDEQNEEWVEEDPSSDEKFWMIYSLRSNSWRKLDLNLPNCCYGFTQNRLVGVYTNGVCHWWAIAYGPENIEDEDEDEDEEEYLLSFNFSNELMFTTPSPSYLGVRPKVAVDRCLVLLNESIALISIDLKMTTIQISILGELGVRESWTKLFTVTSLPCIGYPIGVGNLSNTVLFRKKDDKLVWIDLHTKMMEEIDVKLKNDVYFAYVGKYKKSFLPIGGMNN comes from the coding sequence ATGAAGAACATTCATGAATCAGAAGAAGAAACAGAGGCTGTAGCAAGCAACAAACCAGTTCAGATTCGgtcaaaaacaaagaagaagaagacaaagAAGAAAACAGAGGGTGTTGTTGTGAGGACAAACAACAAGGTTAGGAGCTATCTAAATCAtgatatcataatttttattctCTCAAAACTGCCTCTAAAATCATTCAAAAGATTTGAATGTGTATGCAAATCATGGGCCACTCTATTTCAAGACTCTTATTTCAAGACCATATACACCAACAAGTTCATatctaacaataataataactataatgatgatgatacaTATCTTGTCCCAGAACATGTTATGGGACGTGCACATTTTTATATGCTCCCTGGCCAGAGGTTTGAAGATAGGGTCAAAATAGATTGGCCATCTCCGTTTCAAGAGGATAGTGCtggtatttatattttgggtgCCGCTAGTATTAATGGCATTCTTTGTCTCAATCAAAAATATACAAGACGACTTGTACTCTGGAACCCAACCACTGGTGAATTCAAGGTCATTCCTTATGGCATTTGTGAGGATATACCACCTAACCGTCAACCTTGCTATAATCTTCATGGATTTGGTTATGATCATGTAACAAATGACTATAAAGTCATTCAATTTGTGGATTCATTTCTCGGaggtgaagatgaagatgaacaaAATGAAGAGTGGGTAGAAGAAGATCCATCATCCGACGAAAAATTCTGGATGATATATTCTCTAAGAAGTAACTCTTGGAGGAAGCTTGATCTTAATCTACCAAATTGTTGTTATGGCTTTACCCAAAATCGACTTGTCGGAGTGTACACCAATGGAGTTTGTCATTGGTGGGCTATAGCTTATGGCCCAGAAAatattgaagatgaagatgaagatgaagatgaggaaGAATATTTGTTGTCCTTTAACTTTAGCAATGAGCTAATGTTTACAACACCGAGTCCCTCATACTTGGGTGTTAGACCTAAAGTTGCTGTGGATCGATGTTTGGTGCTTTTAAATGAGTCAATTGCATTGATCTCAATTGActtaaaaatgactacaattCAGATATCAATTTTAGGTGAACTCGGCGTAAGAGAATCGTGGACCAAACTCTTTACTGTTACGAGCTTACCTTGCATTGGGTACCCCATCGGAGTTGGGAATTTGAGCAATACAGTCTTGTTCAGAAAGAAAGATGATAAACTAGTTTGGATTGATTTACATACTAAGATGATGGAGGAGATTGATGTTAAATTAAAGAATGATGTTTATTTTGCTTATGTAGGGAAGTACAAGAAAAGCTTTCTTCCTATAGGAGGAATGAAtaattaa
- the LOC123921920 gene encoding putative F-box protein At3g17490 isoform X2, whose protein sequence is MGRAHFYMLPGQRFEDRVKIDWPSPFQEDSAGIYILGAASINGILCLNQKYTRRLVLWNPTTGEFKVIPYGICEDIPPNRQPCYNLHGFGYDHVTNDYKVIQFVDSFLGGEDEDEQNEEWVEEDPSSDEKFWMIYSLRSNSWRKLDLNLPNCCYGFTQNRLVGVYTNGVCHWWAIAYGPENIEDEDEDEDEEEYLLSFNFSNELMFTTPSPSYLGVRPKVAVDRCLVLLNESIALISIDLKMTTIQISILGELGVRESWTKLFTVTSLPCIGYPIGVGNLSNTVLFRKKDDKLVWIDLHTKMMEEIDVKLKNDVYFAYVGKYKKSFLPIGGMNN, encoded by the coding sequence ATGGGACGTGCACATTTTTATATGCTCCCTGGCCAGAGGTTTGAAGATAGGGTCAAAATAGATTGGCCATCTCCGTTTCAAGAGGATAGTGCtggtatttatattttgggtgCCGCTAGTATTAATGGCATTCTTTGTCTCAATCAAAAATATACAAGACGACTTGTACTCTGGAACCCAACCACTGGTGAATTCAAGGTCATTCCTTATGGCATTTGTGAGGATATACCACCTAACCGTCAACCTTGCTATAATCTTCATGGATTTGGTTATGATCATGTAACAAATGACTATAAAGTCATTCAATTTGTGGATTCATTTCTCGGaggtgaagatgaagatgaacaaAATGAAGAGTGGGTAGAAGAAGATCCATCATCCGACGAAAAATTCTGGATGATATATTCTCTAAGAAGTAACTCTTGGAGGAAGCTTGATCTTAATCTACCAAATTGTTGTTATGGCTTTACCCAAAATCGACTTGTCGGAGTGTACACCAATGGAGTTTGTCATTGGTGGGCTATAGCTTATGGCCCAGAAAatattgaagatgaagatgaagatgaagatgaggaaGAATATTTGTTGTCCTTTAACTTTAGCAATGAGCTAATGTTTACAACACCGAGTCCCTCATACTTGGGTGTTAGACCTAAAGTTGCTGTGGATCGATGTTTGGTGCTTTTAAATGAGTCAATTGCATTGATCTCAATTGActtaaaaatgactacaattCAGATATCAATTTTAGGTGAACTCGGCGTAAGAGAATCGTGGACCAAACTCTTTACTGTTACGAGCTTACCTTGCATTGGGTACCCCATCGGAGTTGGGAATTTGAGCAATACAGTCTTGTTCAGAAAGAAAGATGATAAACTAGTTTGGATTGATTTACATACTAAGATGATGGAGGAGATTGATGTTAAATTAAAGAATGATGTTTATTTTGCTTATGTAGGGAAGTACAAGAAAAGCTTTCTTCCTATAGGAGGAATGAAtaattaa
- the LOC123881524 gene encoding transmembrane emp24 domain-containing protein p24beta2-like, which produces MGLLSLRHSYVMMFVIIGLLLKETEGIRFVIDRDECFSHDVKYEGDTVHVSFVVIKADSPWHYGNEGVDLVVKGPAGEQIQDYRDKTGEKFEFVAHKSGVHKFCFTNKSPYHETIDFDVHVGHFSYFEQHAKDEHFNPLLEQIAKLEEALYNIQFEQHWLEAQTDRQAIVNDGMSRRAIHKAIFESAALIGASALQVYLLRRLFERKLGTSRV; this is translated from the exons ATGGGGTTGTTGTCATTGAGACATAGTTATGTTATGATGTTTGTTATAATTGGGTTGTTGTTGAAAGAAACAGAAGGGATCAGATTTGTGATAGATAGAGATGAGTGTTTTTCACATGATGTTAAGTACGAGGGTGACACTGTTCATGTTTCTTTCGTTGTTATTAAGGCTGATTCTCCTTGGCATTATGGTAATGAAGGTGTTGATCTTGTg GTAAAGGGGCCTGCTGGTGAACAAATTCAAGATTATCGTGACAAGACCGGTGAAAAGTTTGAATTTGTGGCTCACAAATCAGGGGTTCATAAGTTCTGTTTCACCAACAAGTCTCCTTATCACGAGACTATCGATTTTGATGTGCACGTTGGTCACTTCTCTTACTTCGAGCAACATGCAAAAGACG AGCATTTCAACCCTTTGTTGGAGCAAATAGCGAAGTTGGAGGAAGCTCTTTATAATATTCAGTTTGAACAACATTGGTTAGAAGCACAGACTGACCGTCAAGCAATAG TGAATGATGGGATGAGCCGAAGAGCAATACACAAGGCAATCTTTGAATCAGCAGCACTGATCGGAGCTAGTGCACTACAAGTTTATCTTCTGCGGCGCTTGTTTGAGCGAAAGTTGGGAACCTCTAGAGTTTAG